One stretch of Lucilia cuprina isolate Lc7/37 chromosome 6, ASM2204524v1, whole genome shotgun sequence DNA includes these proteins:
- the LOC111686229 gene encoding protein SGT1 homolog: protein MSIRHDWYQSDAKVVISVMLKNAKDKNYKVDIEKQRVHMTAEGYELDIKLFAPINVERSSYKDYPSKVEITLAKEVGIRWDSLDEKTEPKPVMAPPPPIHKKDWDSLAKEVEKSEEQEAQSEEALQRLFKKIYSSSSPEVQKAMNKSFSESGGTVLSTNWNEVGKDKVDVKPPEGCEFRKWD from the coding sequence atgtcCATACGTCATGATTGGTATCAATCGGATGCCAAGGTGGTCATCAGTGTAATGCTTAAAAATGCCAAAGACAAGAACTACAAAGTTGACATTGAGAAACAACGAGTCCATATGACCGCTGAGGGTTATGAACTGGATATTAAACTTTTTGCACCCATAAATGTGGAACGTTCTTCGTATAAAGACTATCCGTCCAAAGTGGAGATCACCTTGGCCAAAGAGGTGGGCATACGCTGGGATTCTTTGGATGAGAAAACAGAACCCAAGCCGGTAATGGCACCACCACCACCCATACACAAAAAAGACTGGGACAGTTTGGCcaaagaagtcgaaaagtccGAAGAGCAAGAAGCTCAAAGTGAAGAAGCCCTACAGcgtttgtttaagaaaatctaCAGTTCTTCCTCTCCTGAAGTGCAAAAAGCCATGAATAAATCATTTTCCGAATCCGGTGGTACAGTGCTGAGCACAAATTGGAATGAGGTGGGTAAAGATAAGGTAGACGTAAAACCTCCCGAAGGATGTGAATTTCGTAAATGGGATTAG
- the LOC111686226 gene encoding putative deoxyribonuclease TATDN1 codes for MQKSVNLIKMSLKFIDIGANLTDPMFRGLYGGSQKHQDDLELVLKRSWQQGLQKMIITVGTLNEADEALSLAARDERLYVTMGCHPTRCGEFVDNPEKYYEGLKSKISSNLNKVVAIGECGLDYDRLHFCEKDTQKLYFEKQLQLAEDFKLPLFLHCRNSHKDFMDILSRNRSKLDACGGGVVHSFTGTLEEAQEVLDFHPNLYIGLNGCSLKTEDNLQVVSKIPNDRIMLETDCPWCGIRPTHAGSKSIQTKFPTVKKKEKWTADSLIDGRCEPCQIIQVLEVIAGVKDQPCDKLAEIFYDNTVKLFFSEKK; via the exons atgcaaaaaagcgttaatttaatcaaaatgtcTTTGAAATTTATAG aTATTGGAGCTAATTTAACGGATCCTATGTTCCGTGGCCTTTATGGAGGCTCACAGAAACACCAGGATGATTTGGAGCTGGTATTAAAAAGGTCTTGGCAGCAAGGTTTACAGAAAATGATAATAACTGTGGGCACCTTAAATGAGGCTGACGAAGCTTTGTCGTTGGCTGCCAGAGATG AACGTTTATATGTCACCATGGGCTGTCATCCCACAAGATGTGGAGAGTTTGTGGATAATCCAGAAAAATACTACGAAGGACTGAAATCCAAAATTTCCTCTAATCTTAATAAAGTTGTGGCTATCGGTGAATGTGGTTTGGATTATGATCGTTTGCATTTCTGCGAAAAGGACAcacaaaaactatattttgaaaaacaactGCAGTTGGCAGAGGATTTTAAATTACCTTTATTCCTACATTGCCGTAATTCTCACAAAGACTTTATGGATATACTTAGCAGAAATCGCTCAAAATTAGATGCCTGTGGTGGTGGTGTTGTTCACAGTTTTACTGGGACATTAGAAGAGGCACAAGAAGTTCTTGATTTTCATCCCAATTTATATATCGGTCTTAATGGTTGTTCTTTGAAAACGGAAGATAATCTCCAGGTTGTTTCAAAAATACCCAATGATCGTATAATGTTAGAAACTGATTGTCCATGGTGTGGTATACGTCCAACGCATGCCGGCAGTAAGTCAATACAAACGAAATTTCCTACtgttaagaaaaaagaaaaatggacTGCTGACAGTTTGATAGATGGACGTTGTGAACCTTGTCAAATAAT tCAAGTTTTAGAAGTTATAGCTGGAGTTAAGGATCAACCTTGTGATAAATTAGCTGAAATATTCTATGATAATACGGTAAAATTATTCTTTAgcgaaaagaaataa
- the LOC111686225 gene encoding U3 small nucleolar RNA-associated protein 25 homolog, whose translation MGQINKHKKFNPHKKQYKKPPINKKHLNSKFKHRGSATVEQLKKQIDLEKSRKEKQAHLAQDFVEDVEEEEPVNHFQSLVEDLHTSVKKKPAFKEKPLLLLGSKKSKQDVKSDSKARKINVNYLLPKINHFKDHLQNEINSEDVEKLIDGSGEKIKSTLNWPELGHLYINTPDIAINDNKSFINKQPPPAFEQPSDLESIGLQPSLAARITLPLTQLQSELLSLVNTYKDVYYPYRTFDNAEQIRQVYTIHALNYIFKTRACVMLNTKKIEEEESKNSGIVFDDIYRDQGLARPKVLIVTPFRDSAYRIIKIMAEIIKKKDKDNDQKSIMNFDRFEKEFTGDTIYFPKTNPKPEDYEKTFGGNTDDNFRIGMSLTKKTLKLYTDFYSSDILIASPLGLRVTMGGSSNNDVESDFLSSIEVLILDQAELFLAQNWDNLLHVLDHLHLQPKTLRTTNINRVRSWCLNGLSKFYRQTLLFASHELPEFRGVFNNKCFNYEGSVRISNPIINGDIRNVIVPLSQVFHRIECSDIDQVFQTRFNYFVNKILPQFKSTIFAHTMIYIPSYFDYVQLRNYFKAENLSFVQICEYTKKEKMARARDMFFHSGAHFMLYSERSHFFKRTRIKGIRHMIMYQPPQWPHFYSEMINLMHSSNQNSRDGLEDSMSITVLYTKYDCLQLNGILGSENATSLLESDKAVHVYAAQ comes from the exons atgggaCAGATAAATaagcataaaaaatttaatccgcataaaaagcaatataaaaaaccacctataaataaaaaacatttaaatagtaaatttaaacATCGTGGTAGTGCCACTGTGGAGCagttgaaaaaacaaattgatttggaAAAGAGTCGCAAAGAAAAACAAGCCCATCTGGCACAAGATTTTGTAGAAGATGTGGAGGAAGAAGAGcctgttaatcattttcaaagtTTAGTGGAAGATTTGCACACCAGTG tgaaaaagaaACCAGCCTTTAAGGAAAAACCTCTACTACTATTGGGCTCTAAAAAGTCCAAACAAGATGTTAAATCCGATAGCAAAGCccgaaaaataaatgttaattatcTTCTGCCAAAAATAAACCATTTCAAAGATCATTTACAAAATGAAATCAATTCCGAAGATGTGGAAAAACTTATTGATGGCTCaggtgaaaaaataaaaagcaccTTAAATTGGCCCGAGCTAGGTCATTTATATATTAACACTCCCGATATAGCTATTAATGATAATAAGTCTTTTATAAATAAGCAACCACCTCCGGCTTTTGAACAGCCAAGTGATTTAGAGTCTATAGGTTTGCAACCATCTTTAGCCGCCCGAATAACTCTTCCCTTAACACAATTACAAAGTGAGTTGTTGTCACTTGTTAATACATATAAGGACGTTTACTATCCCTATCGTACATTCGATAATGCTGAACAAATACGTCAGGTGTATACCATACATgcattgaattatatttttaagacaAGAGCCTGTGTTATGTTGAATACAAAAAAGATAGAGGAAGAAGAAAGTAAAAATAGTGGCATTGTTTTTGATGATATCTATCGCGATCAGGGTTTGGCTAGACCGAAGGTATTAATTGTGACACCTTTTCGCGATTCGGCTTATCGGATTATTAAGATAATGGCAGAGATTATAAAGAAGAAAGATAAAG ATAATGATCAAAAATCTATAATGAACTTTGATAGATTTGAAAAGGAATTTACTGGCGATACAATTTACTTTCCCAAAACCAATCCTAAACCTGAAGATTATGAGAAAACCTTTGGAGGCAATACTGATGACAACTTTCGTATTGGCATGTCTTTGACTAAGAAAACGCTTAAGTTATATACCGATTTTTATTCCTCTGACATATTAATCGCATCGCCTTTAGGTTTACGTGTTACCATGGGTGGCAGTAGTAATAATGATGTAGAAAGTGATTTTCTATCATCAATTGAAGTGTTAATTTTAGATCAAGCTGAATTGTTTTTGGCTCAAAATTGGGACAATCTGTTGCATGTATTGGATCATTTACATTTGCAGCCTAAAACCTTAAGAACAACTAATATCAATCGTGTACGTTCATGGTGTTTGAATGGCTTATCGAAATTCTATAGGCAAACTTTATTATTTGCTTCGCATGAATTACCCGAATTTCGTGgagttttcaataataaatgtttCAACTACGAAGGTAGTGTTCGTATCTCAAATCCCATTATAAATGGTGATATACGTAATGTTATTGTTCCCTTATCACAAGTTTTCCATCGTATCGAATGCTCGGATATAGATCAAGTATTCCAGACACGTTTTAACTATTTCGTCAACAAGATATTGCCTCAATTTAAAAGTACCATATTTGCTCATACTATGATTTATATACCCAGCTACTTTGATTACGTTCAATTGCGTAACTATTTCAAAGCGGAAAATCTTAGTTTTGTTCAAATTTGTGAATATACGAAAAAGGAAAAGATGGCTCGTGCCCGTGATATGTTCTTTCATAGTGGTGCTCATTTTATGCTATACTCGGAGAGATCACATTTTTTCAAACGTACACGCATTAAGGGCATTCGTCATATGATTATGTATCAACCACCTCAATGGCCTCATTTCTATTCGGAAATGATTAACTTAATGCATTCTTCAAATCAAAATTCACGAGATGGTTTAGAGGATTCAATGAGTATCActgttttatatacaaaatacgaTTGTTTACAATTGAATGGTATTTTGGGTAGTGAGAATGCTACAAGTCTATTGGAATCCGATAAAGCTGTTCACGTTTATGCTGCGCAataa